A window from Brachyhypopomus gauderio isolate BG-103 chromosome 6, BGAUD_0.2, whole genome shotgun sequence encodes these proteins:
- the LOC143517376 gene encoding epiplakin-like isoform X1 — MQSLEHCQPKRAVAGVFLETSNEILTIYQALKKRVLKSETCLALLEAQAATEGIIDPIKNRKLSVEDAVKEGIVGPEMKEKLQSAEKARMGYLCPHSKQPISIFQAMQKGVISKDYAIRLLQAQISTTGIYDPIERCYISEEQACERGHCEKGIVTDQTDAVRVLHDPNSQENLSYPLMMERCTVDSQTGLLLFPVSVTFRGLRKVVSSHEMLQSKIIDQKTYEDLSAGKVTVDHISSLESVRRYLQGTDSIAGVFVQSTKEKMSIYEAKRKGLLKPGTSLVLLEAQAATGYVIDPVKNKKLSVEEAVDQGLVGSEWKNKLLSAERAVTGYTDPHTGNIISLFQALKKDLIVKDHGIRLLEAQIATGGIIDPVHSHRVPVEVAYQRGYFDEEMNQILATPDDDTKGFFDPNTEENLTYLQLVERCVKDPETDLSLLVIVKKGELYFFVDEYTKTILKSTTTNKAGGNFQGQVVSLWELLYSKYVTEEKRRDLVQQFKSGTITIEYFLEHVLTILQQKTSNVPVATPPQIKKIPSFKGIKRQVTAQELVKSKIIDEKTYEELSAGKVTVDHISSLESVRRYLQGTDSIAGVFVQSTKEKMSIYEAKRKGLLKPGTSLVLLEAQAATGYVIDPVKNKKLSVEEAVDQGLVGSEWKNKLLSAERAVTGYTDPHTGNIISLFQALKKDLIVKDHGIRLLEAQIATGGIIDPVHSHRVPVEVAYQRGYFDEEMNQILATPDDDTKGFFDPNTEENLTYLQLVERCVKDPETDLSLLVIVKKGELYFFVDEYTKTILKSTTTNKAGGKFQGQVVSLWELLYSKYVTEEKRRDLVQQFKSGTITIEYFLEHVLTILQQKTSNVPVATPPQIKKIPSFKGIKRQVTAQELVKSKIIDEKTYEELSAGKVTVDHISSLESVRRYLQGTDSIAGVFVQSTKEKMSIYEAKRKGLLKPGTSLVLLEAQAATGYVIDPVKNKKLSVEEAVDQGLVGSEWKNKLLSAERAVTGYTDPHTGNIISLFQALKKDLIVKDHGIRLLEAQIATGGIIDPVHSHRVPVEVAYQRGYFDEEMNQILATPDDDTKGFFDPNTEENLTYLQLVERCVKDPETDLSLLVIVKKGELYFFVDEYTKTILKSTTTNKAGGKFQGQVVSLWELLYSKYVTEEKRRDLVQQFKSGTITIEYFLEHVLTILQQKTSNVPVATPPQIKKIPSFKGIKRQVTAQELVKSKIIDEKTYEELSAGKVTVDHISSLESVRRYLQGTDSIAGVFVQSTKEKMSIYEAKRKGLLKPGTSLVLLEAQAATGYVIDPVKNKKLSVEEAVDQGLVGSEWKNKLLSAERAVTGYTDPHTGNIISLFQALKKDLIVKDHGIRLLEAQIATGGIIDPVHSHRVPVEVAYQRGYFDEEMNQILATPDDDTKGFFDPNTEENLTYLQLVERCVKDPETDLSLLVIVKKGELYFFVDEYTKTILKSTTTNKAGGKFQGQVVSLWELLYSKYVTEEKRRDLVQQFKSGTITIEYFLEHVLTILQQKTSNVPVATPPQIKKIPSFKGIKRQVTAQELVKSKIIDEKTYEELSAGKVTVDHISSLESVRRYLQGTDSIAGVFVQSTKEKMSIYEAKRKGLLKPGTSLVLLEAQAATGYVIDPVKNKKLSVEEAVDQGLVGSEWKNKLLSAERAVTGYTDPHTGNIISLFQALKKDLIVKDHGIRLLEAQIATGGIIDPVHSHRVPVEVAYQRGYFDEEMNQILATPDDDTKGFFDPNTEENLTYLQLVERCVKDPETDLSLLVIVKKGELYFFVDEYTKTILKSTTTNKAGGKFQGQVVSLWELLYSKYVTEEKRRDLVQQFKSGTITIEYFLEHVLTILQQKTSNVPVATPPQIKKIPSFKGIKRQVTAQELVKSKIIDEKTYEELSAGKLTVDHISSLESVRRYLQGTDSIAGVFVQSTKEKMSIYEAKRKGLLKPGTSLVLLEAQAATGYVIDPVKNKKLSVEEAVDQGLVGSEWKNKLLSAERAVTGYTDPHTGNIISLFQALKKDLIVKDHGIRLLEAQIATGGIIDPVHSHRVPVEVAYQRGYFDEEMNQILATPDDDTKGFFNPNTEENLTYLQLMEGCMKDPATGLSLLVLKK, encoded by the coding sequence ATGCAATCTCTGGAACATTGCCAGCCCAAGAGGGCAGTGGCTGGAGTGTTTCTTGAAACATCAAACGAGATTCTAACCATATACCAAGCCCTGAAGAAACGAGTCCTAAAATCAGAGACATGTCTGGCCCTTTTAGAAGCACAAGCTGCAACTGAGGGAATCATTGATCCTATCAAGAACAGAAAACTCTCCGTGGAAGATGCTGTGAAAGAAGGAATTGTGGGCCCAGAGATGAAGGAGAAACTACAATCTGCCGAAAAGGCCCGGATGGGTTATCTGTGTCCCCATAGCAAGCAACCAATCTCAATATTCCAGGCAATGCAGAAAGGTGTGATTTCAAAAGATTATGCCATCAGATTGCTTCAAGCACAGATCTCTACTACAGGCATTTATGACCCTATTGAGAGGTGTTATATTTCAGAAGAGCAAGCGTGTGAGAGGGGGCACTGTGAAAAAGGCATAGTCACAGACCAGACTGATGCAGTAAGAGTCTTGCATGATCCCAACTCTCAGGAAAACCTCTCATATCCACTTATGATGGAGAGGTGCACTGTAGATTCACAAACTGGCTTGCTGCTCTTTCCAGTCTCTGTTACATTCAGAGGGCTTCGTAAGGTAGTGTCttcacatgaaatgctacaatCAAAAATTATTGACCAGAAGACGTATGAAGATCTAAGTGCTGGAAAGGTGACGGTGGATCACATCAGCAGTCTTGAATCTGTGCGCAGGTACCTGCAGGGAACTGACAGCATTGCAGGTGTGTTTGTACAGTCCACTAAAGAGAAAATGAGCATTTATGAAGCCAAACGCAAAGGACTTTTGAAACCTGGAACCTCACTGGTTTTACTGGAGGCACAGGCTGCTACTGGATATGTGATTGATCCCGTGAAGAATAAGAAACTCTCAGTAGAGGAAGCGGTAGATCAGGGATTAGTGGGGTCTGAATGGAAAAATAAACTGCTCTCTGCTGAGAGGGCAGTCACTGGCTACACCGACCCTCACACAGGAAACATCATCTCATTGTTCCAGGCCTTGAAGAAAGATCTCATTGTCAAGGACCATGGCATTCGTCTTCTGGAAGCCCAGATCGCTACTGGCGGCATCATTGATCCTGTGCACAGTCACCGTGTGCCAGTGGAGGTGGCCTATCAGAGAGGATATTTTGACgaagaaatgaaccaaatcctTGCCACCCCAGATGACGACACCAAGGGCTTCTTCGACCCCAACACGGAGGAAAATCTCACCTACTTACAGCTTGTTGAAAGGTGTGTGAAAGATCCAGAAACAGATCTAAGCCTGCTTGTTATAGTAAAGAAGGGAGAACTTTACTTCTTCGTTGACGAATACACAAAGACAATTCTCAAATCGACAACCACAAACAAGGCAGGAGGAAACTTCCAAGGACAGGTGGTCTCTCTGTGGGAACTCTTATACTCTAAATACGTCACAGAGGAAAAGAGAAGAGATCTTGTGCAGCAGTTTAAGTCTGGCACAATAACCATTGAATACTTTTTGGAGCATGTTCTGACAATTTTACAACAGAAAACCTCTAACGTTCCTGTTGCTACCCCACCCCAAATCAAAAAGATTCCAAGCTTCAAAGGCATCAAAAGACAAGTGACAGCTCAGGAGTTGGTGAAATCTAAAATCATTGATGAGAAGACGTATGAAGAACTAAGTGCTGGAAAGGTGACGGTGGATCACATCAGCAGTCTTGAATCTGTGCGCAGGTACCTGCAGGGAACTGACAGCATTGCAGGTGTGTTTGTACAGTCCACTAAAGAGAAAATGAGCATTTATGAAGCCAAACGCAAAGGACTTTTGAAACCTGGAACCTCACTGGTTTTACTGGAGGCACAGGCTGCTACTGGATATGTGATTGATCCCGTGAAGAATAAGAAACTCTCAGTAGAGGAAGCAGTAGATCAGGGATTAGTGGGGTCTGAATGGAAAAATAAACTGCTCTCTGCTGAGAGGGCAGTCACTGGCTACACCGACCCTCACACAGGAAACATCATCTCATTGTTCCAGGCCTTGAAGAAAGATCTCATTGTCAAGGACCATGGCATTCGTCTTCTGGAAGCCCAGATCGCTACTGGCGGCATCATTGATCCTGTGCACAGTCACCGTGTGCCAGTGGAGGTGGCCTATCAGAGAGGATATTTTGACgaagaaatgaaccaaatcctTGCCACCCCAGATGACGACACCAAGGGCTTCTTCGACCCCAACACGGAGGAAAATCTCACCTACTTACAGCTTGTTGAAAGGTGTGTGAAAGATCCAGAAACAGATCTAAGCCTGCTTGTTATAGTAAAGAAGGGAGAACTTTACTTCTTCGTTGACGAATACACAAAGACAATTCTCAAATCGACAACCACAAACAAGGCAGGAGGAAAATTCCAAGGACAGGTGGTCTCTCTGTGGGAACTCTTATACTCTAAATACGTCACAGAGGAAAAGAGAAGAGATCTTGTGCAGCAGTTTAAGTCTGGCACAATAACCATTGAATACTTTTTGGAGCATGTTCTGACAATTTTACAACAGAAAACCTCTAACGTTCCTGTTGCTACCCCACCCCAAATCAAAAAGATTCCAAGCTTCAAAGGCATCAAAAGACAAGTGACAGCTCAGGAGTTGGTGAAATCTAAAATCATTGATGAGAAGACGTATGAAGAACTAAGTGCTGGAAAGGTGACGGTGGATCACATCAGCAGTCTTGAATCTGTGCGCAGGTACCTGCAGGGAACTGACAGCATTGCAGGTGTGTTTGTACAGTCCACTAAAGAGAAAATGAGCATTTATGAAGCCAAACGCAAAGGACTTTTGAAACCTGGAACCTCACTGGTTTTACTGGAGGCACAGGCTGCTACTGGATATGTGATTGATCCCGTGAAGAATAAGAAACTCTCAGTAGAGGAAGCGGTAGATCAGGGATTAGTGGGGTCTGAATGGAAAAATAAACTGCTCTCTGCTGAGAGGGCAGTCACTGGCTACACCGACCCTCACACAGGAAACATCATCTCATTGTTCCAGGCCTTGAAGAAAGATCTCATTGTCAAGGACCATGGCATTCGTCTTCTGGAAGCCCAGATCGCTACTGGCGGCATCATTGATCCTGTGCACAGTCACCGTGTGCCAGTGGAGGTGGCCTATCAGAGAGGATATTTTGACgaagaaatgaaccaaatcctTGCCACCCCAGATGACGACACCAAGGGCTTCTTCGACCCCAACACGGAGGAAAATCTCACCTACTTACAGCTTGTTGAAAGGTGTGTGAAAGATCCAGAAACAGATCTAAGCCTGCTTGTTATAGTAAAGAAGGGAGAACTTTACTTCTTCGTTGACGAATACACAAAGACAATTCTCAAATCGACAACCACAAACAAGGCAGGAGGAAAATTCCAAGGACAGGTGGTCTCTCTGTGGGAACTCTTATACTCTAAATACGTCACAGAGGAAAAGAGAAGAGATCTTGTGCAGCAGTTTAAGTCTGGCACAATAACCATTGAATACTTTTTGGAGCATGTTCTGACAATTTTACAACAGAAAACCTCTAACGTTCCTGTTGCTACCCCACCCCAAATCAAAAAGATTCCAAGCTTCAAAGGCATCAAAAGACAAGTGACAGCTCAGGAGTTGGTGAAATCTAAAATCATTGATGAGAAGACGTATGAAGAACTAAGTGCTGGAAAGGTGACGGTGGATCACATCAGCAGTCTTGAATCTGTGCGCAGGTACCTGCAGGGAACTGACAGCATTGCAGGTGTGTTTGTACAGTCCACTAAAGAGAAAATGAGCATTTATGAAGCCAAACGCAAAGGACTTTTGAAACCTGGAACCTCACTGGTTTTACTGGAGGCACAGGCTGCTACTGGATATGTGATTGATCCCGTGAAGAATAAGAAACTCTCAGTAGAGGAAGCGGTAGATCAGGGATTAGTGGGGTCTGAATGGAAAAATAAACTGCTCTCTGCTGAGAGGGCAGTCACTGGCTACACCGACCCTCACACAGGAAACATCATCTCATTGTTCCAGGCCTTGAAGAAAGATCTCATTGTCAAGGACCATGGCATTCGTCTTCTGGAAGCCCAGATCGCTACTGGCGGCATCATTGATCCTGTGCACAGTCACCGTGTGCCAGTGGAGGTGGCCTATCAGAGAGGATATTTTGACgaagaaatgaaccaaatcctTGCCACCCCAGATGACGACACCAAGGGCTTCTTCGACCCCAACACGGAGGAAAATCTCACCTACTTACAGCTTGTTGAAAGGTGTGTGAAAGATCCAGAAACAGATCTAAGCCTGCTTGTTATAGTAAAGAAGGGAGAACTTTACTTCTTCGTTGACGAATACACAAAGACAATTCTCAAATCGACAACCACAAACAAGGCAGGAGGAAAATTCCAAGGACAGGTGGTCTCTCTGTGGGAACTCTTATACTCTAAATACGTCACAGAGGAAAAGAGAAGAGATCTTGTGCAGCAGTTTAAGTCTGGCACAATAACCATTGAATACTTTTTGGAGCATGTTCTGACAATTTTACAACAGAAAACCTCTAACGTTCCTGTTGCTACCCCACCCCAAATCAAAAAGATTCCAAGCTTCAAAGGCATCAAAAGACAAGTGACAGCTCAGGAGTTGGTGAAATCTAAAATCATTGATGAGAAAACGTATGAAGAACTAAGTGCTGGAAAGGTGACGGTGGATCACATCAGCAGTCTTGAATCTGTGCGCAGGTACCTGCAGGGAACTGACAGCATTGCAGGTGTGTTTGTACAGTCCACTAAAGAGAAAATGAGCATTTATGAAGCCAAACGCAAAGGACTTTTGAAACCTGGAACCTCACTGGTTTTACTGGAGGCACAGGCTGCTACTGGATATGTGATTGATCCCGTGAAGAATAAGAAACTCTCAGTAGAGGAAGCAGTAGATCAGGGATTAGTGGGGTCTGAATGGAAAAATAAACTGCTCTCTGCTGAGAGGGCAGTCACTGGCTACACCGACCCTCACACAGGAAACATCATCTCATTGTTCCAGGCCTTGAAGAAAGATCTCATTGTCAAGGACCATGGCATTCGTCTTCTGGAAGCCCAGATCGCTACTGGCGGCATCATTGATCCTGTGCACAGTCACCGTGTGCCAGTGGAGGTGGCCTATCAGAGAGGATATTTTGACgaagaaatgaaccaaatcctTGCCACCCCAGATGACGACACCAAGGGCTTCTTCGACCCCAACACGGAGGAAAATCTCACCTACTTACAGCTTGTTGAAAGGTGTGTGAAAGATCCAGAAACAGATCTAAGCCTGCTTGTTATAGTAAAGAAGGGAGAACTTTACTTCTTCGTTGACGAATACACAAAGACAATTCTCAAATCGACAACCACAAACAAGGCAGGAGGAAAATTCCAAGGACAGGTGGTCTCTCTGTGGGAACTCTTATACTCTAAATACGTCACAGAGGAAAAGAGAAGAGATCTTGTGCAGCAGTTTAAGTCTGGCACAATAACCATTGAATACTTTTTGGAGCATGTTCTGACAATTTTACAACAGAAAACCTCTAACGTTCCTGTTGCTACCCCACCCCAAATCAAAAAGATTCCAAGCTTCAAAGGCATCAAAAGACAAGTGACAGCTCAGGAGTTGGTGAAATCTAAAATCATTGATGAGAAGACGTATGAAGAACTAAGTGCTGGAAAGTTGACGGTGGATCACATCAGCAGTCTTGAATCTGTGCGCAGGTACCTGCAGGGAACTGACAGCATTGCAGGTGTGTTTGTACAGTCCACTAAAGAGAAAATGAGCATTTATGAAGCCAAACGCAAAGGACTTTTGAAACCTGGAACCTCACTGGTTTTACTGGAGGCACAGGCTGCTACTGGATATGTGATTGATCCCGTGAAGAATAAGAAACTCTCAGTAGAGGAAGCAGTAGATCAGGGATTAGTGGGGTCTGAATGGAAAAATAAACTGCTCTCTGCTGAGAGGGCAGTCACTGGCTACACCGACCCTCACACAGGAAACATCATCTCATTGTTCCAGGCCTTGAAGAAAGATCTCATTGTCAAGGACCATGGCATTCGTCTTCTGGAAGCCCAGATCGCTACTGGCGGCATCATTGATCCTGTGCACAGTCACCGTGTGCCAGTGGAGGTGGCCTATCAGAGAGGATATTTTGACgaagaaatgaaccaaatcctTGCCACCCCAGATGACGACACCAAGGGCTTCTTCAATCCCAACACGGAGGAAAATCTCACCTACTTACAGCTCATGGAAGGGTGTATGAAAGATCCAGCCACTGGACTTAGCTTATTGGTTTTGAAAAAGTAG
- the fbxl6 gene encoding F-box/LRR-repeat protein 6 isoform X1: MGVVGGHQNSDVKATCACAVSLGMNFRWVGKIDRTPGESGPSSRHDAPGSEDMQKSDRAGPRRNTTGPAERKPAKRKANSPNAPNKKRRKGQISRAARPSYTVEHGEDMLLIIANTNQFDRVWTPKRKGCKKRKVKTKDTLVKRKKDHVKAKVSRVTGEASASEVILEEQESFDWGQRLPEELLVKIFKLIALQDGAIPFLCRVGRVCRLWNSAASSPALWRNVSIGYCWTEPGKSQLPGTEQKIRNTVNWLAQNRFSQLRDFALCHWKKHVDYVVQAVAGSCSNLKSLKLSYCMGVTKEAFHNLSTGCPTLESINVQHTEFQDDGLVSFLEMCGNQLKSLLFTRSSKSDKLLNVLCRGCCPELRLLEINTKLDSGHCTLPICIQALQLGCPKLQTFRLMNVSPIPKMIRNIPSATPGFPVLEELCIASSSHLFMTDHDLLKFLHGSPHLRVLDLRGCSRITAAGLYALPCQDLACLYWGLYFNSNVMVASNKGIHMLTEKWSHSLQELDLTNQPFSEEDMEIAMGHLAHGSGLDHFRSLNLTGTKITQSSLRLLVAQSTTLNYLNLSSCRYLPRGLKRIYRGQEDIHQLLEKLS, from the exons atgggtgtagtaggcggccaccaaaatagtgacgtaaaagcgacttgcgcatgcgcagtaagccttggtatgaattttcgatgggtaggaaaaatcgacagaacaccgggCGAGAGTGGTCCATCTTCTCGACACGACGCCCCTGGTTCCGAGGATATGCAGAAGTCGGACAGAGCAGGGCCACGTCGGAACACGACTGGACCTGCCGAAAGAAAACCAGCGAAGAGGAAGGCGAATTCACCCAACGCACCTAACAAGAAGAGGAGAAAGGGTCAGATCAGCCGAGCGGCCAGACCCAGTTACACTGTAGAGCACGGAGAGGATATGCTCCTTATTATAGCCAACACTAACCAGTTTGACCGGGTTTGGACGCCCAAACGAAAAGGATGCAAGAAGAGGAAGGTCAAGACCAAAGACACGCTGGTCAAGCGGAAGAAAGATCATGTGAAAGCCAAAGTCTCCAGGGTCACCGGGGAGGCTTCAGCGAGTGAGGTTATTTTGGAGGAACAGGAAAGCTTTGATTGGGGTCAGAGACTGCCAGAGGAGCTGCTGGTTAAAATATTTAAACTGATAGCTCTCCAAGATGGTGCCATACCATTTCTGTGCAG GGTTGGCAGAGTTTGTCGTTTATGGAATAGTGCTGCGTCTTCACCAGCACTTTGGCGCAACGTATCCATCGGCTACTGCTGGACTGAACCTGGTAAGAGTCAGTTACCTGGAACTGAACAGAAGATTAGGAACACTGTAAACTGGCTAGCACAAAACAG GTTCTCACAGTTGAGGGATTTTGCACTCTGTCACTGGAAAAAGCATGTTGACTACGTGGTTCAG GCAGTGGCAGGTTCCTGCTCAAACCTCAAATCCCTCAAGCTGTCATACTGTATGGGCGTGACAAAAGAGGCATTCCACAATCTAAGTACTGGCTGTCCAACTCTGGAGAGCATAAATGTGCAACACACAGAG TTTCAGGATGATGGCTTGGTCTCCTTCCTTGAGATGTGTGGAAATCAACTAAAAAGTCTTCTTTTTACACGCAGCTCAAAAAGTGACAAACTCCTCAATGTTTTGTGT AGGGGGTGTTGTcctgaactcagattgctggagaTCAATACTAAGTTAGACAGTGGGCATTGCACACTTCCAATCTGCATACAGGCTTTACAGCTTGGCTGCCCCAAGCTTCAG ACTTTTAGGTTGATGAATGTCAGCCCAATTCCCAAAATGATTCGCAACATTCCCAGTGCCACCCCAGGCTTCCCGGTGCTGGAGGAGTTGTGTATTGCCTCTTCCTCTCATTTATTTATGACCGATCATGACCTGCTCAAATTTCTCCATGGCTCCCCGCATCTGCGGGTGTTGGATTTGCGGGGTTGCTCCCGCATCACGGCTGCGGGACTCTATGCTCTGCCCTGCCAAG ATCTGGCGTGCTTATACTGGGGGCTGTATTTCAATAGCAATGTCATGGTGGCATCCAACAAAGGCATTCACATGCTGACTGAGAAGTGGAGCCATTCCCTGCAGGAACTGGATTTGACAAATCAGCCTTTTTCTGAGGAGGACATGGAGATTGCAATGGGGCATCTGGCCCATGGAAGTGGACTAGATCACTTTCGTTCCCTTAATCTTACTGGGACAAAGATCACACAGTCTTCACTCAG GTTACTAGTGGCACAGTCTACAACCCTGAACTACCTGAATCTGTCATCTTGTCGTTACCTCCCAAGAGGACTGAAAAGGATTTACCGTGGGCAAGAGGACATTCATCAACTCCTGGAAAAGTTGAGCTAA
- the fbxl6 gene encoding F-box/LRR-repeat protein 6 isoform X2 has product MGVVGGHQNSDVKATCACAVSLGMNFRWVGKIDRTPGESGPSSRHDAPGSEDMQKSDRAGPRRNTTGPAERKPAKRKANSPNAPNKKRRKGQISRAARPSYTVEHGEDMLLIIANTNQFDRVWTPKRKGCKKRKVKTKDTLVKRKKDHVKAKVSRVTGEASASEVILEEQESFDWGQRLPEELLVKIFKLIALQDGAIPFLCRVGRVCRLWNSAASSPALWRNVSIGYCWTEPGKSQLPGTEQKIRNTVNWLAQNRFSQLRDFALCHWKKHVDYVVQAVAGSCSNLKSLKLSYCMGVTKEAFHNLSTGCPTLESINVQHTEFQDDGLVSFLEMCGNQLKSLLFTRSSKSDKLLNVLCRGCCPELRLLEINTKLDSGHCTLPICIQALQLGCPKLQTFRLMNVSPIPKMIRNIPSATPGFPVLEELCIASSSHLFMTDHDLLKFLHGSPHLRVLDLRGCSRITAAGLYALPCQDLACLYWGLYFNSNVMVASNKGIHMLTEKWSHSLQELDLTNQPFSEEDMEIAMGHLAHGSGLDHFRSLNLTGTKITQSSLR; this is encoded by the exons atgggtgtagtaggcggccaccaaaatagtgacgtaaaagcgacttgcgcatgcgcagtaagccttggtatgaattttcgatgggtaggaaaaatcgacagaacaccgggCGAGAGTGGTCCATCTTCTCGACACGACGCCCCTGGTTCCGAGGATATGCAGAAGTCGGACAGAGCAGGGCCACGTCGGAACACGACTGGACCTGCCGAAAGAAAACCAGCGAAGAGGAAGGCGAATTCACCCAACGCACCTAACAAGAAGAGGAGAAAGGGTCAGATCAGCCGAGCGGCCAGACCCAGTTACACTGTAGAGCACGGAGAGGATATGCTCCTTATTATAGCCAACACTAACCAGTTTGACCGGGTTTGGACGCCCAAACGAAAAGGATGCAAGAAGAGGAAGGTCAAGACCAAAGACACGCTGGTCAAGCGGAAGAAAGATCATGTGAAAGCCAAAGTCTCCAGGGTCACCGGGGAGGCTTCAGCGAGTGAGGTTATTTTGGAGGAACAGGAAAGCTTTGATTGGGGTCAGAGACTGCCAGAGGAGCTGCTGGTTAAAATATTTAAACTGATAGCTCTCCAAGATGGTGCCATACCATTTCTGTGCAG GGTTGGCAGAGTTTGTCGTTTATGGAATAGTGCTGCGTCTTCACCAGCACTTTGGCGCAACGTATCCATCGGCTACTGCTGGACTGAACCTGGTAAGAGTCAGTTACCTGGAACTGAACAGAAGATTAGGAACACTGTAAACTGGCTAGCACAAAACAG GTTCTCACAGTTGAGGGATTTTGCACTCTGTCACTGGAAAAAGCATGTTGACTACGTGGTTCAG GCAGTGGCAGGTTCCTGCTCAAACCTCAAATCCCTCAAGCTGTCATACTGTATGGGCGTGACAAAAGAGGCATTCCACAATCTAAGTACTGGCTGTCCAACTCTGGAGAGCATAAATGTGCAACACACAGAG TTTCAGGATGATGGCTTGGTCTCCTTCCTTGAGATGTGTGGAAATCAACTAAAAAGTCTTCTTTTTACACGCAGCTCAAAAAGTGACAAACTCCTCAATGTTTTGTGT AGGGGGTGTTGTcctgaactcagattgctggagaTCAATACTAAGTTAGACAGTGGGCATTGCACACTTCCAATCTGCATACAGGCTTTACAGCTTGGCTGCCCCAAGCTTCAG ACTTTTAGGTTGATGAATGTCAGCCCAATTCCCAAAATGATTCGCAACATTCCCAGTGCCACCCCAGGCTTCCCGGTGCTGGAGGAGTTGTGTATTGCCTCTTCCTCTCATTTATTTATGACCGATCATGACCTGCTCAAATTTCTCCATGGCTCCCCGCATCTGCGGGTGTTGGATTTGCGGGGTTGCTCCCGCATCACGGCTGCGGGACTCTATGCTCTGCCCTGCCAAG ATCTGGCGTGCTTATACTGGGGGCTGTATTTCAATAGCAATGTCATGGTGGCATCCAACAAAGGCATTCACATGCTGACTGAGAAGTGGAGCCATTCCCTGCAGGAACTGGATTTGACAAATCAGCCTTTTTCTGAGGAGGACATGGAGATTGCAATGGGGCATCTGGCCCATGGAAGTGGACTAGATCACTTTCGTTCCCTTAATCTTACTGGGACAAAGATCACACAGTCTTCACTCAGGTA G